The proteins below come from a single Cannabis sativa cultivar Pink pepper isolate KNU-18-1 chromosome 3, ASM2916894v1, whole genome shotgun sequence genomic window:
- the LOC115721744 gene encoding uncharacterized protein LOC115721744 — MSPVQGVPLLLYLAVTETSIGTLLAQEVEGKEKPVYYLSRKLKGAETNYPYFEKQCLALVYTAQRLRHYLVAHKVIVMTKADPIRFMLNKPIPSSRIARWILMLSEFDITVMYPKAQKSQALSDLLAYLPDNDENLLMDEIAGELPEAMICNEKTQEWWAITFDGSSTTKGGGAGIVLTDPMGKNHIQAYKLSFDCTNNEAECEALILGITVALKMEPSKVVIRGDSKLVI, encoded by the coding sequence ATGTCACCAGTACAAGGAGTACCATTGCTATTGTATTTAGCTGTTACCGAAACATCTATCGGGACACTGTTAGCACAAGAAGTCGAAGGGAAAGAAAAGCCCGTGTATTATCTTAGCCGAAAACTGAAAGGCGCCGAGACAAATTACCCCTATTTTGAAAAACAATGTTTGGCTTTGGTATACACCGCCCAGCGATTGCGACATTACTTAGTAGCACATAAAGTAATAGTGATGACCAAGGCAGATCCCATAAGATTTATGTTAAACAAACCTATACCTTCTAGTAGAATAGCCCGGTGGATACTAATGCTTAGCGAGTTTGATATCACTGTGATGTATCCAAAGGCACAGAAAAGTCAGGCCTTATCTGATCTATTGGCATATTTACCTGATAATGATGAAAACTTACTCATGGATGAAATCGCTGGGGAGTTACCTGAGGCTATGATTTGCAATGAGAAAACACAAGAATGGTGGGCAATAACATTTGATGGGTCGTCAACCACTAAAGGAGGAGGTGCAGGAATAGTATTAACTGATCCTATGGGTAAGAATCATATTCAAGCTTATAAGTTATCGTTTGACTGTACTAACAATGAAGCTGAGTGTGAGGCACTTATTCTGGGAATCACGGTCGCGCTAAAAATGGAACCTAGCAAAGTTGTGATTAGAGGAGACTCCAAACTTGTTATCTAG